The Terriglobales bacterium region CACCGCCCTCATCCGCCAGCGCGGCAACGGCATCATGCGCCAGCTGACCGCGCCCCAGCCCGCGCCGTCCAGGCAGGCAGCCGCGCCGCCGCCCGCGACTTCGCAACCGCAGTAGGGCCATTGCGCATTGCAGAAGTCAGATCGCAGAATGGGCCGGCTTATTCTGCGATCTGACATCCGCAATCTTCGATTCCCGGAGGTGGATTGTGCCTCGTTTGCTCCTCGCTCTTCTTCTCCTGACAAGCGCCGCTGTCGCACAGCACGACGCCGCTCCGCCCCTGCCCGACTCCGTCCCCAAGGACGCCGAGCTCTACGAGATCCGCATGATGGGCAACCTCGCCGGCCACGTTGCCGCCTGGCGCCAGCCCGACGGCACCCTGCGCACCTTCTACGAGTACAACGACCGCGGCCGCGGCCCGCTCTCCGACACCGTCATCACCCTCGACCGCAGCGGCTACCCCACGCGCATCGATTCCACCGGCCACGACTACCTCAAGGGCAAGGTCGAGGAGCACTTCTACATCGCGAACGGCGTCGCCCACTGGAAGAACAAGGCCGAGGACGGCTCCCAGCCGCTCACCGGCCCGGCGTTCTACAGCGACATGTACGGCACGCCCTACCAGTTCGGCCTCATGGTGAAGGCGCTGCTCGCGAGCCCGACCAAGTCCATCGCCATCCTGCCGCAGGGCGAGGCCAAGATCGCCAAGCTCTCCGACAAGACCGTCACCTCCGCCGGCCAGTCCCAGACCGTTTCGCTCTACGCCGTCACCGGGCTCGACATCGCGCCCGCCTACGTCTGGCTCGACCGGAAGAACGACCTGTTCGCCAACGGCAGCGCGTGGTGGATCATGGTGCGGAAAGGCTGGTCGGCGGTCACGCCCGAGCTCGTCCAGGCGCAGACCGACGCCGAAGCCGCGCGCGCCCGCACGCTTGCCCACAAGCTCGCGCACAAGCCCAAAGGCGTCGTCGTCTTCCAGGACGCGACCGTCTTCGACGCGCCCAACGCCACGTTCATCCCGCATCAGGACGTCGTCGTCTCCGGCAACCGCATCGTCTCCGTCGGCCCGACCGGCAAGGCGCCTAAGGGCGCGCAGGTCATCGACGCGCGCGGCAAGACGCTCCTCCCCGGCCTCTGGGACATGCACGCGCACGTCAGCGACAACGACGGCCTGCTCAATCTCCAGGCAGGCGTCACCACCGTCCGCGACCTCGCCAACGACACCGAGCAGCTCCTCGCGCGCAAGCAGCGCATCGAGAGCGGCGAGGAGCTCGGCACGCGCATCGTGATGGCCGGCTTCCTCGATGGTCCCGGGCCGTTCCAGGGTCCGACCAAGGTGCTGGTCTCCACGCCCGAAGAGGCGCGCAAGGAGATCCAGAACTACAAGCGCCTCGGCTTCGTGCAGATCAAGGTCTACAGCTCCATCAAGCCGGAGCTCGTTCCCGTCATCGCCGAAGAGGCGCACAAGCTCGGCATGCGCGTCAGCGGGCACATCCCCGCCGGCATGATCGCCTCCCAGGCCGTCGCGCAGGGCTTCGACGAGATCCAGCACGTCAACTTCCTCGCCCTCAACTTCATGCCCGACGTGAAGGAGACGCGCAACCCCGGCCGCTTCCTCGAGCCCGGCAAGCGCGCCGCCGACATCGACGTCAACGGCCCCGAGGTCAAGCAGTTCATCGCGCTGCTCCAGCAGCACGGCACCACGCTCGATCCCACGCTGGCGACCTTCGAAGGCATGTACAACGACGTCGCCGGCCAGCTTCCCGAGCGCTGGCAGCCGGTCGCCGACCGCCTGCCGGTGCAGTGGAAGCGCGGCTTCCTCACCGGCGGCCTGCCGCTCGCCGAAGGCGTCACGCCGCAGCGCTATCGCGACTCCTATGCCAACATGATGCGGCTGGTCAAAGCGATGTACGACGCCGGCATCCCCATCGAGGCCGGCACCGACGACACGCCCGGCTTCGCGCTGCATCGCGAGCTCGAGCTCGAGGTCAAGGCCGGCATTCCGCCGGCCGCGGCGCTGCGCATCGCCACCTACGGGGCCGCGCGCATCATGAAGATGGACGACCAGCTCGGCGCCATCGCGCCCGGGAAGCTCGCCGACCTCGCGCTCGTCGAAGGCGATCCGGCCGCCGACATCCGCAACATCCGCCACACGCGCCTCACCATGAAGGACGGCGTCCTCTACGATCCCGCCGAGATCGACGGGGCCCTCGGCATCAAGCCGGAGAAGCAATAAGCAACAAGCGATAAGCGATCAGCGATTAGCAACAGCCGATCCGATACTGGTTTCGCTTATTGCTTATCGCTTATCGCTGCCCCGCCGTGAGCGACCATCTATAATGAGCAACAGTTTCCGACCGCTCGCGCCTTCGGCATACCGGTGGCGCGCGCGGCGGTTCCCGGCTTGCCGGGACGAGGGCTCGGGTGGAAACGCCCGCGCCTCCCGTTTGGAAAGGAAACGCCTGCCGCGCATCCCTGCGTGGCGTGTCTCCTTTCCACTCCTCGAAACGTCAGAATCCAGGTGTCATGCTGAGCGCGCAGCGCGAAGCATCTCAGGCGCTGAGATCCTTCGCCCGCCGCGGCGGGCTCAGGATGACGCGAGTGAACAATGTTCCTTCACGATAGCCACGGCCGCCGCATCACCGACCTGCGCATCTCGGTCACCGACCGGTGCAACTACCGCTGCGTCTACTGCCGCGCCGGCAACAACGGCGCGCAGTACGCCGAGCTGCCCATCGCCGACTACCTGCGCATGGCGCGCCTGCTCGCCGCGCTCGGCGTGGAGAAGATCCGGCTGACCGGCGGCGAGCCGCTGCTGCGCTCCGGGCTGCTCGACCTCATCCGCGAGCTCGCGCAGCTCAAGACGCTCTCGGGCGCGCCGCTGGACCTCGCCATCACCACCAACGGGCACCTGCTCGCCGAGATGGCCGAGCCGCTGCAGCGCGCCGGCCTCAACCGCGCGACCGTCTCGATGGACGCGGTCGATCCCGCGGAGTTCGCGCGCATCACGCGCGTCGCCAACGGCTACGACGCGGTGCTCGCCGGCGTGCGCGCCGCGCGGCGTGCCGGCCTCGCGCCCGTGAAGGTGAACTGCGTGCTGCTGCGCGGCTTCAACGACGACCAGGTGCTGCCGTTCGCGCGCTTCGCCGCCGCCGAAGGCGTGGTCGTGCGCTTCATCGAGTTCATGCCGCTGGAAGAAGACCGCGTCTGGTCGCCCGAGATCGTCGTCCCGCTGGAAGAGATCCTCGCCACGCTCGGCACGGAATTTGAAGTGACCGAGCTCGACCACGCCGGCGCCGAGACCGCCCGCCGCTACTCGCTCCGGCCACTCACAACCGACAACTCACAACTAACAACTGCCGAAGTGGGCATCATCGCTCCCGTCTCGCACCCGTTCTGCGGACACTGCTCGCGCGTCCGCATCACCTCCGACGGCAAGCTGCGCACCTGCCTGTTCTCGCAGTCGGACCACGACCTCATCGGCCGCATGCGCGCCGGCGCCTCCGACGCCGAGCTCACCGACTACATCCGCCGCGTCGTCGACCAGAAGGAAGCGCGCCACCACATCGGCGAACCGGGCTTCCAGCCGCCCTCGCGCACCATGGTCCACATCGGCGGCTAGTGGGATTGCCGATTTCCGATTGCCGATTGCCGATTGGGAACGTTCCCACAGTCAAATGGCAATCGGCAATTGGCAATTGGCAATCGTTTTTCCTACAATGTCCCTAGGCGCCGCAAAGACTGAGTCATCGGCCAATGGACGACGTCTAATGAAGTAGCAACCGGCTGCAACAACCCCGTGGTTTGGTGTCGCCGCGGCGACAAGCGAAGCCACTGCAGCCACCGATACAGCTTTCAACATCTCCGTC contains the following coding sequences:
- a CDS encoding amidohydrolase family protein, with product MPRLLLALLLLTSAAVAQHDAAPPLPDSVPKDAELYEIRMMGNLAGHVAAWRQPDGTLRTFYEYNDRGRGPLSDTVITLDRSGYPTRIDSTGHDYLKGKVEEHFYIANGVAHWKNKAEDGSQPLTGPAFYSDMYGTPYQFGLMVKALLASPTKSIAILPQGEAKIAKLSDKTVTSAGQSQTVSLYAVTGLDIAPAYVWLDRKNDLFANGSAWWIMVRKGWSAVTPELVQAQTDAEAARARTLAHKLAHKPKGVVVFQDATVFDAPNATFIPHQDVVVSGNRIVSVGPTGKAPKGAQVIDARGKTLLPGLWDMHAHVSDNDGLLNLQAGVTTVRDLANDTEQLLARKQRIESGEELGTRIVMAGFLDGPGPFQGPTKVLVSTPEEARKEIQNYKRLGFVQIKVYSSIKPELVPVIAEEAHKLGMRVSGHIPAGMIASQAVAQGFDEIQHVNFLALNFMPDVKETRNPGRFLEPGKRAADIDVNGPEVKQFIALLQQHGTTLDPTLATFEGMYNDVAGQLPERWQPVADRLPVQWKRGFLTGGLPLAEGVTPQRYRDSYANMMRLVKAMYDAGIPIEAGTDDTPGFALHRELELEVKAGIPPAAALRIATYGAARIMKMDDQLGAIAPGKLADLALVEGDPAADIRNIRHTRLTMKDGVLYDPAEIDGALGIKPEKQ
- the moaA gene encoding GTP 3',8-cyclase MoaA, translated to MFLHDSHGRRITDLRISVTDRCNYRCVYCRAGNNGAQYAELPIADYLRMARLLAALGVEKIRLTGGEPLLRSGLLDLIRELAQLKTLSGAPLDLAITTNGHLLAEMAEPLQRAGLNRATVSMDAVDPAEFARITRVANGYDAVLAGVRAARRAGLAPVKVNCVLLRGFNDDQVLPFARFAAAEGVVVRFIEFMPLEEDRVWSPEIVVPLEEILATLGTEFEVTELDHAGAETARRYSLRPLTTDNSQLTTAEVGIIAPVSHPFCGHCSRVRITSDGKLRTCLFSQSDHDLIGRMRAGASDAELTDYIRRVVDQKEARHHIGEPGFQPPSRTMVHIGG